Genomic window (Euleptes europaea isolate rEulEur1 chromosome 8, rEulEur1.hap1, whole genome shotgun sequence):
CTGTTCTGAGGCCAGCGCCCCCCAGGGCGGGTGAGGCCGCTGTCATCCCCTCTACACACGGCTGCCTATGAAGGTCATACGGCTATGCTTAGGGAAGGTCTGCTTGCCCAGGAGGTaggggctggctggctgccacACAGGTGGCCCGTGAAGGGAGGGGGCTGCCCGTCTGTTTGGAAGCACTGAAGTGCCAGTCCTGGCCTTGGAAGCCCTGATGGCTGGgccacaccccaccccacccaagccTGCCGGCCGTCCGGTGTTCTGGGCCTGGGGGCCTGGGCACAGGAACCCACGTTCTGCTCAAGCATTTTTcggctgcttttctccccagaggggcccaaagcagctttaaaaaggaaacattccAAAACCGAACATGgaaactaaaacaaacaaaccccagcaGGCCAAAGTTCACCAGACGAACGATTCCCCAGTCCCAGGCAAAGAGCCCTTTGCCTCCGGCCCCAGCCAGGTGAAATACCTGCAGAAATGCCTGGCTGGACCtcagcggctgctgctgctgcacacttTGCTTAGCTGGGACCTGTCGAAGGGCCTtggggggaaccccccccctcccctgggagTGGCGGCCTCATGACCACCCTTTCAGCAACggctggcctcccttctcttcTGGAAGGCTTCCGAGGAGAATTGATGCCCCCTGAGGATTCAGACATGTAGCCAGGGGTGGGCTGAATGCTCAGGATTCCCAGAAAGgcggcactgggggggggggggcgccgccctACGCCCACCAAACAGCTGCTCTGCAGAAGGGCAACCAGCAAAGGGCAGAGGCCGTGGCATCGCCCAccggggggggctggggggggcctGCCAATTCCCAGCTGCTCCTGGGCggttgggacggggggggggggctggccacgGGAGAAAGGGTCCAACTTACTTGGCAGCAGGTCGTAGCTGAGCTGTCGATGGAGCTTATCCTCCAGAACCAGAAGGAGAGTGAGCTGGAAGGGGGCgcaccgggggtggggagggggagggaataaaAGCACAGGTGCCCAGTGCTATTTCTCTCACAAGTGTTCGTACAGCAAAATACCAGCAGGCCAGGACTTTCAGAGGCTGCTTTCTAAAAGCATCACTGGCATAACATGAAGCCCTACAAGCAGGGAGCTAGCACGGAATTGGGGGGCgacccatttccccctctccccctctttcccttcccaccagccaacctctctttacctgtccccccccccttgtcttcacctccccaccaccaccacccccggcagCCTCTACTCAGGAACAGCCTGGCCCCTGTCGACTGGTATCGGCCCCCAGGCTGGGCCCAGttacaaggacttgtgggggggggagggcacctcgctcccccctccccgcactatttccctcctcctggccacCCCCCATTCCTCACCCTTCCCTGCTTCCGTCCCTCCTCCCCACTCACCAGCCGTCCTCTCTCtcttatctgccccccatcttcagctacgtTTACTGTTTCACTTgtgcccccccgccccgccattCCCCCACCACAACGGGCTCCCCACCCTGGCCTCCCCAGCATCcgcctctcctccgttttatcccctCGGGAGTGTTTAGctgggccggggtggggggtgggggtcgccCCGTGAGCCTCGATGGCAGCGTGGGGACTTGAACCCCCCAGGCTCTAATCTGAAACTCTTAAccgctactccacactggcttttgtgtggtGGCTCCTGGTGAACGGTGGTGAGCAGCCCGTCccgggtgagtcatgcaagtcttGCGGTAGTAAGTCAGGTCGCCCAAGGATGGtgctgcccaccccccacccacccccggaggTCCTGCCTGAAAGGCCGAAACAGGCCTGGGAAAGGCcttgcccccgcccccccccaatccttagCAACactgtgtggttgcctagcaatgggtGTAGAGGGCATTTgttccttaaagctacaggcaccacttatttggggggagggttaaccttttttgtttgtttgttttagatttcagtctccagatttaagtatccatcaatttggccatgttgagaattagatatatggatAATGTTATCATAACATTCAAAAAGAGACTTTCTCTTTTAACATAATTAAAATCTTCACAGGTATTTCCCCCCCAATAAGTATGTTCCTGATAGGTATACTTTTAGGAAAGTGGTCCTTAGTGGCACAAGATGTGCCGCGACAGAAGGGAAGTGGGTGGGAATGGGGAGAACTAGCAAGACCCAGACCCCTTCCGAGTCCACAATCCTTCCCCCTCCAGAAAAGCCGGGTGGGTGGCCAGGTGCCAAAGCGGAGGCCTCTCCTGGGGACTTGTCCCCCCGCTCCCCTGGCTCAGGAAGAGCCCCAAGACTTACGTGCCACTGGCCCTTCTCCTCGCTCCACTCCATGCCGCACTGCATCTGCACCACCTGCAGGTGGCAGAGACACCCTTCAGGGCAGGGGCACAGCGGAGCTCTTGCTGAATGGCATGCCCAGCGCCCGCTGTACGCGTGGCTCAACGTTCTTAGCCTTTTCAGTGGGGTCTGGTATTTCTGCCACTCCCTCCCGCTCAACAGggcctctcataagaacataagaaaggccctgctggatcagacccaggcccatcaagtccagcagtctgttcacacagtggccaaccaggtgcctccaggaagccacaaacaagacgacggcagcagcaccatcctgcctgtgttccaccgcacctcaaataataggcatgctgccctgatactagagagaataagtatgcagcatgactagtatccattctaactaatagccacaaatacccctctcctccatgaatatgtccactcccctcttaaagccctccatctcccctctcctccaccatcCTGTTGAAATGTTTTCACACCTGCACAAGACCACTGGGTGAGAtggcggtgtggggggggggatgcagctgCCCCTGAGAATTAAGATTTGCCAAGGAGGCCGTCTCTGTTCCCAGCAAACCCCTGCCTGGCTAGGGCAGAGGCAGCCAGACTTCGCAGTGGAGGCAAGGAGATGAAGAGGAGGGTGATGGCTGGAGAgaaagagttggggggggggctgagcagaGGTATTTCCCTCCTGCctagggagggggcagagggggtCTCCAAACCCACCGACACTCTGTGAGacattggacccccccccccccagcagctgcCAGAGCAAAACGGAGCTTCCAAGGGTCAGAATGCGGGAGGGAGCTTGCAATTGTGCTGGGAAGGGACCCCCACTCCTGCTCCAAGCGCTGACCCCTGCAACTCCTACCTTTCTTGTCTCCACATCGAAGggctctggggtgggggttgtggCTTTCTGCGGATCCTCAGCGGCTTGGGAGGCTGACCGTGGGAGGGTGTGGGGCCGGGTGGAGGCAAAGTTCATCAGGGGATAGATGCCGTTCCTGGCAAAGACAGGGGCCAGGGGACTCAGCCTCGGTTGccctccagaccccccccccttcaccagCCGGCAGGACAGGGGCCAGGGGCCTGATCTGGCCAGCCTCCTCATCACGCCCAGCCCAGGGTAGCAAGAGCCTCTGGCCCCACAGCGGGGGTGGAGGGGGCTTGATCCCTGATCTGGGGAGGGGTACCCCCAGACTTTGCCAAGCTCACCTCACATCTTCTAAGAACTTGTCTAGCTCCAGAAAAGAAACTTCTGAGTACCTGGAAGAAACAGAGACGCTGAGCCTGGGAGGTCGAAGGGCAGCGGGCCAGTTTGGCACAGCCAGGGGCAGCGTCCGAGACTGGGGGCGGCTGCAGCGGCACCCCCTTTGGGGCAGGAGCTCAGCTGTCCCCAGACCCAGCTGCTGCAGGCCCCTCTCCCTCCGGCCTGGTGGTGCCCCCCCTCACCTCCAGTGCACGGGAGGCCGGCCCTGGCGCTTCATCTCCGCCATCACCATGTTGAGGTCCAGACTCTTGGTCTTCTCCTCCACCACGTTCTCAGGCATCAGGTCTGCAGCAAAGGCAGGAGAGGGGCTCTAAGCAGGAAGGCCCTGGTGGCCATGCCGGGCACTCCCGgccgccgccccacccaccccccgccccctcctctgcGCCCGACTCACACTGGTTGTTGATGAAGCAGTGGGCAGCCAGCAGTTTCAAGGAGTGGACCTCAAAGAGGACGCGGTGGAAGAGCAGGTTGTGAGCGCTGGGCCGCTTCTCCGGGTTCAGGAGGAGACAGCTCAGGATGAACTCCtgtgggcaggtgggggggggagcgtttTTTGGGGGAGGCAACACTCTCTGCCCATCCTAAGAACTGGAGGCAGGCCAGCCAGAAGGGGCAGAGAGCCTAACTCCATTCCTGGCACTTCCCGCCCATCGAAACCAGAGCCAGAAAGAAGCCCCCTTCCAcccaccctggagagctgccggcagtcagagggggggggggcgggccagGCTGGGCAGGACCGAGGGACCAATGGAGCCTCACGGGTGCAGGAGCAACACCCTCTCCCCAGCCCCATTCTGGTGCCGCCCAGACGGACAACAAATGAAAAGGAAAGCAGGTACTTTCCAGAGGGTGTGACTGGCTAGCAGAGGACCCTGGCATCCGTACGTGAATCAGGGCAGGCTGTGAGGAAGGTGCGACGGATCCCACCACAATGCCTCCCTGCCAGCTGATCCTGTTCCTCGTGGCGCATGAGTCAAGAGGGGCCCGTCAGTCTAAGCAGGTGCCGCAGTGGCCAAAGGTCAGGGGTTTGCGGACAACTGTCTGCACCTGTGCAGGCAACGCCACATTCAGGTAACTGTGATTGGgccgcggggtgtgtgtgtcccagtCACTACCCAGGGCCAGCACTCCCAGCATAGCGAAGGCAGGCGAGAGAGGAGCCACAGCCAGGGAGCCAGAGCCCCTTCCCTGTCTCCACCCCCTCCCTTCAGATGGCCCTGGGCAACAGGACGCAGGAGACCCTTCCTTCCCCTCACCCGCATGTTGGGGTCATCCAGGGAGTGTCTCGCCCGCTCGATGGCCTCCTCCGACACACAGGCATCCCCGTTGGACTGGATCTCCAGCACGGCCATCTGTGGGGAGAAGTGTGGCTGGGCAGGGCCAAGAAGCCACTGGGGCAAAGCAGGGGGGGAGGGACCCCTGGGGCCGATCCTGCAGCAGAGAAGCCCAGGGCCAAAACTCCCGGGGCTGGGCGCCACCCAGGGGAGCTTCCTTCCTTTGGGGAGGATGATGCCAGGGCTTGAAACAAGCCCCCCATCTTCACCCCCCAACGGCCACACAGGCTGCTTGCCTACCTCCAGAGCACACATCCCGAAGGAGAAGATGTCCACGGCGGTCCCGTCAGCCGCACCTGCAAAGCCAAGCAGCGTCAaagtcagccagccagccagccagccccctgcttctgggagccccccctcctgagagcccccccaccccaaccgaCAGAAGCGGGCAGACACTCACGGCCGTACTCCGGGGGGAAGAAGTGCAGATTCTGCTGCTCCTCTCGGTCCACGCGGGTGGGGCTGCGGAGATCCGCCGGGATGGCTACAGGAAGGGAGGTGGAGAACAGACAGCATCGAGGGGGGGGCTGGGGCACAACGCCCCCCACAAGTAAGGAGCTGCATGGTAACAGCCTAGCCCTGCAGTGgcctgggaaggggggtggtggaGGCTAGCTGGCgcagggtgaaggggggtctctCCCCCCCAAAGGCGTCATCTCCTGGGCCAAACTGAAGTTCACCTGCATTGGTCATTGTTACGCCCTGAACACTGGACTCCCTTCAGCTGGAAAGCTCCAAACCTGAGAGGAAGGAGGGCCTCCTCACACCAAGCAGGGAAAGAGGGGTCTGGGGTACAGCTGGGGGGggcaaaggggagggggccaggaggcaggaaacaaaatgaCTCACCCTGTGCAAAGATTCTGTGCCAAACTGGAGACGTGTCAGTCCAAAGCATGAGATGCAGAacatgtgagagagagagatgggagaTGGGAGATGGGAGGGGGCAGTTAGTGGAGAGCAGGCTGTTCCGCGCAGACctggaagcagcccccccccgcccccccagactCTGCAGCAGAGGCAGAAGGGAGGCCGGCTCAGAGGCCCCAGCTCCGCTC
Coding sequences:
- the NRBP2 gene encoding nuclear receptor-binding protein 2, which codes for MPGLQNTFLAMDTEEGVEVVWNELHFPDLKAFRAHEEKTKTMFEQLVVVDHPNIVKVHKYWLAMKDSTAQVIFITEYVSSGSLKQFLKKTKKNHKAMNARAWKRWCTQILSALSYLHACEPPIIHGNLTSDTIFIQHNGLIKIGSVWHRIFAQAIPADLRSPTRVDREEQQNLHFFPPEYGRAADGTAVDIFSFGMCALEMAVLEIQSNGDACVSEEAIERARHSLDDPNMREFILSCLLLNPEKRPSAHNLLFHRVLFEVHSLKLLAAHCFINNQYLMPENVVEEKTKSLDLNMVMAEMKRQGRPPVHWRYSEVSFLELDKFLEDVRNGIYPLMNFASTRPHTLPRSASQAAEDPQKATTPTPEPFDVETRKVVQMQCGMEWSEEKGQWHLTLLLVLEDKLHRQLSYDLLPTDHPGALAAELVHYGFIRLDDCEKLATFLENAFHRHQPAPS